The genome window TTGTCGTCAACAATAAGTATTCTCATTGATATCTCCTTATCTGTGGCGTCCGGGTTTGTCGATTCTTATTAGGTAGAAACGAACGTTAATTATACAAATTTTTCATACAAAACGGCAGTAGACATAATAATTCCTAGTATAACTATAATCGTAAAAACAAAAAAACTCTATCAGTAAATGGCACCATCACGGGTAATCTTCACCGCTTTTCGCCCTGTTTTTGCAGCGTCCTGATCCCGCTTCCAAACTTGCAAAAACATAGATAAGGAATGGGGAAAGCCCCATTCCTTATCTATGTTTTTGATTAAGCATTTTACCTAAGTGATTCAGAAGTTTGTCCATGTTCAGCAAACTTCAACTTGTACCGCTATATGGATCAATCTTTCTTTTTAGCAATGACGAGTACTTTACCTTTATACAACTCACTCTCGTAAAAGTCAGCTTCGGCTTCAGTAAAGCCCATCGAAACAATTTTGGCCCGGAGTTCATCACCGCGTGAGCGGAACAGATTCGCCATGGAATCAAATACGCCTTCTTCCTTTATGCCAATTTCTTTGGCATCTGCTGTATCGGCAATTCGATCTGTACGATCCTTCTCATGGGCGAGAACAAAGATATGATCAGCAAGGTATCCGGTAATCTGCAATTCTTTCACCGCTTCTACCGCTTGGACTCCGTTTTCTACCACTTTAGCATAAGCTTGCTCATTGGTTGAATTCATCGTTTCCACTCTCCTCTGATTTAATCTTCTGTATCGAGCTACTTAGTATATAACCATACAATTTGGGATTGAAACGATTTCGTATTAACCAATATCAGGATACGGTATCATCAAAAAGATCAATGCCATCAATCTGGCTAGAGCCTGACTTCATATATACCTTTAGCGCCTGATCTCCACGGAGAAATACTTCTCCGTCCTCGGCCACATAGTATGGTTTCCCAAGAGCATGATGGATCGCTTCAATCTTCATCTCGATCCTCTCTCCGTTTAACATGATGTGATCTTCAGATGCATCGATATGCACATATTGAATGACATCTGTATCTTCACACAAGCCAACTTTCACATCACGAAAGTGATATTCAGGACATCCCAGATAAGGATCTTCCTGTTTATACACCGCCTGGCCCTTCTTGGCCGACAAGTCATCTATGGTGTCATCCAAAGAAATGCCATTCAGAGTCCGAAAATGCTGGAAAGTCTCGGATCGATCAACAGCCAGAGTTACCTCTGACGCCTTCTCCTCCATTGCCGTCCATTGCATATCGTGAGCAGCAGGTACCGCTGCCGGTTGAACGGAAAAGGGAGAAATTACGCTAAACATCACAAGCAGTAGTTTCATCATGATTCTCACCCTTTCATCAGGTTCATCACCGCTCTGAAGGTTTCTTCATGGATTACAAAGCGATCATGTTATTTACGCATTCGTTGCCATACATTCGCGGCCACATCGACATACTTCATCCAGTTCTTCCCGCCCTTAGCATCACCATTATATGTAGCTTCATAGGATAGCAAGGTACGATCCGTTGATGTAGCAGGTGGTGCCGTTACATGAGACGGTTCAGCGTGCGTTTTATCTTCGGCATGGTTTCGTTTCGTCTGAAATCTGGCCATCAGCGTCGTGGAGACTTGTTTGGCTGCCGCCGTCACTTCATTCAACACTTCACCAAGATTCTCAACAGATTCCATCACAGGATCAATTTTTTTCATTTTGTGCTGGACATCCACCGTAATATCATTGGCGTGTCTTACCGTTTGCTTCACTTCATAACTAAGTTCATCAATGGTCTTCTGTACCTCCTGCAACGTCTGTGAGACATTGTCCAAGGAACCCTGAGCGGATTTCAAGGTACGAATTAAAAAGAAAACAAGGACTGCAAATGCCACTGCAATCAGGGCCACGCTAATTTGATAGATCATAGAAGAACCTCACTTTCCATATGTGCATCAGTTTGTTATTGCTATAGTTACCCGGCGTTTTCCCGGACGAAACAAAATTTCATGTTACTTCAAATATGCTCACGCTTGGAAAAAAAACCAATGTTTCAACTGGATAGCCCTCGGTTAAAGTTAGACTACACAGGGCGGTGAGGTGAACACAACTCACTCCACAATCAAGTAACGAAAGGATGAAACCTTATGTTGAAATGGTCTGTATTATTTCTAATTATTGCACTGGTCGCAGGTATTTTTGGATTCTTCGGTATTGTTGAAGCAGCTGCTTCAATCGCGAAAGTACTCTTCTTCATCTTTGTTGTACTGTTCGTCATCTCCCTCATTACGGGACGCAGCCGAATGCGATAAACTCAGCTCTAATTGGACTGAGTCATATTAACGAATACATACAAAAGCCGATCGTGCTACCAAGCCGATTGGCTTTTGTGCGTTTTTTAGACATAGGTCAACTTTTCTATATTATGTATTGCACCCCCTCCTGCTTTATTCCAAACTGCACTCCCATGAATTCCATAAAATTAGGACTTATTTGAGATAGCCAACCCGGTTTTATCCCACCGAAGTATGATATTTACAGGCTTGCTATATACCCACATATGCGCCAGTTGACACTGGAGAATGCAAGAAAATATTGTTATAATTTGTGATTCATAAGGTAGCTCGCTTGGTTACTTTTAACACAGGACAACAAATTACATACCTAACCGAGGAGGAAAAACAAATGAAAAAAATCGTAAGTTTTGCCGCTGCTTTAACGTTGATGGGTTCGATGGCTGCCGCTGCTGGTGCTGAGGAAGCGGTTACCGGAACGGTGACTCCCGAAAATGGAACAGAAGCTACAACAACGACAACAACTCCGGCTGTTGAAGTGAACAAACCTGCTGTAGACACCGTAGAAGGTACTGCTGAGACAGTAACCGGTACAACAACAGACACTACAGGTGCAACAGGTACTTCGACAACAACTGAAACTCCAGCTACAACTACAGATGATAAAATGTTTGAAGAGCCACTTGTAAAACCAGGCGATGAAGTTCTGGCACCTACAATGTTGCTGAACCTTCTGGAGCGCACTTGGTTCTATGATGCACCTAACGGTAAACCAATCGGTGCATTGAGCTCCCAAGTCATCGATACAACAGGTGAAGTGGTTGACGGATTCGACGGTGGCGAGTGGGTGCAAGTGTACACTTGGAAAGGCAAAGCGTGGATTCACGTTGCCATCCAGTAACATCGTATAATCGTTCTAACGATAAGTAAAGAGGACAGCCCGCACAATCGCGGCTGTCCTCTTTTGATTTTCCAGGATATTCACTCCCTGTTCAAGGGTTCCCTGTGACTTCTTCTGTCTTTGGTTCAACATGTACATGTACATGCATGATGTTATGCGATCGTTTCAGACGCTCTTCCACTCTGTCACAGATTTGATGGCCTTCAATCAAGGTTAGGCCTCCATCCACTTCGATAACCACATCCACAAGTACATGACTTCCATGCACACGTGCCTTGACATCCTTGATTTTCTCAACACCGGGAACACGAGCTACGGAGGATCTGAGATCCGTCAGCTCTTTTTGATCAAATCCATCGGTAAGACGATGGGTAGAATCCCGAAAAATCTCCCAAGCCGTCTTGCAGATTAACAGACCTACAGCAATGGCAGCTACTTTATCCAACCACGGGAGTCCGAACTGCGCACCTATAATTCCAACGGCAGCGCCTATGCTGACCCAGGCATCCGAACGATTATCTTTTGCCGCGGCCATCAGGGCCTGACTATTAATCTGTTTAGCCAGACGGTGATTGTAACGATACACGCCTAACATCACCACAGCACAGACTACAGCCACAGCTGCCGCCCAGAGGTTTGGAGCAACAAAGGCTCCCTCATACCAGGAGCGAACCGCTTCAACCAATACTTGCAGCCCAACCATAGCCATAATAAATGAAGCCACCAAAGCAGCAACAGTCTCCGCTCTAAAATGACCATAGGCATGATCCGAATCAGGTGGTTTCTGGGAGATCCGAAGCCCGATCAATACAGCAACAGATGCCACAATATCCGTAAGGTTATTAAAACCATCGGCCAACAAGGCGCTGGAAGCAAATACATATCCACAGATCAGCTTAAAGGCGGACAAGACGAGATAGGCTACAATACTAACCCAAGCCCCTCGCTCCCCTTTTCGAATTTCTTCATAAGCGTTCAACCGGGCGACACTCCTTTAACGTTTCGTATTACGGTTTTTTCATGTTACCAAATGCGGAGCGTGTGGGTCTACAGAAACAGTGTTGCCAGGCTGCATTGCTGTAGGCAAGCCGAAACAAAGTTGCCAGACGGCAGGGCTGTAGTTAATGAGAAAGAATGTTGGCCTGGGTAAAACCAAAGGTTTTGAGCATTTTATCAGGTTGCCCTTGTGGGGCTTTTATAAAACGTATAAAATAGGTACATCCCGTCCAATCTGGACGGCTTACTGTAAGACCGGGAGGGAAATAACGATGAGCGAAAATAACGAACCGAAAAAGGTCAGTTTGCAGGATGCTATACGCCAAAAGCTAGCGCAAAAGAAAGAACAAGCAAATTCCGGTAACCAATCCAGCGCCTACTTTGAAGGCGGACCCAAAGCGATGAAGAGTCAAAACAACAAGAAGCCTAACAACCAACGTCGCCGTACTGGTGGATCTTAGGTCTTAAGGCCGCAGAGAAACCCATTAGATTACAAA of Paenibacillus sp. FSL R5-0517 contains these proteins:
- a CDS encoding general stress protein, whose protein sequence is MNSTNEQAYAKVVENGVQAVEAVKELQITGYLADHIFVLAHEKDRTDRIADTADAKEIGIKEEGVFDSMANLFRSRGDELRAKIVSMGFTEAEADFYESELYKGKVLVIAKKKD
- a CDS encoding DUF948 domain-containing protein, which produces MIYQISVALIAVAFAVLVFFLIRTLKSAQGSLDNVSQTLQEVQKTIDELSYEVKQTVRHANDITVDVQHKMKKIDPVMESVENLGEVLNEVTAAAKQVSTTLMARFQTKRNHAEDKTHAEPSHVTAPPATSTDRTLLSYEATYNGDAKGGKNWMKYVDVAANVWQRMRK
- a CDS encoding DUF1328 domain-containing protein: MLKWSVLFLIIALVAGIFGFFGIVEAAASIAKVLFFIFVVLFVISLITGRSRMR
- a CDS encoding cation diffusion facilitator family transporter encodes the protein MNAYEEIRKGERGAWVSIVAYLVLSAFKLICGYVFASSALLADGFNNLTDIVASVAVLIGLRISQKPPDSDHAYGHFRAETVAALVASFIMAMVGLQVLVEAVRSWYEGAFVAPNLWAAAVAVVCAVVMLGVYRYNHRLAKQINSQALMAAAKDNRSDAWVSIGAAVGIIGAQFGLPWLDKVAAIAVGLLICKTAWEIFRDSTHRLTDGFDQKELTDLRSSVARVPGVEKIKDVKARVHGSHVLVDVVIEVDGGLTLIEGHQICDRVEERLKRSHNIMHVHVHVEPKTEEVTGNP